From the genome of Blautia pseudococcoides, one region includes:
- a CDS encoding winged helix-turn-helix domain-containing protein codes for MGKMLVISFKDDNDEKVFHEVVNLLEQYEFQDMKEIKYQPVLTFDNFVVDPQELSVKKDGRLLDFNYREFSLLYLLASHKGMVFKYDYLYEILWGDHYIQETNSNITSLVSGVRTMIEKDTKHPRYILTVRGIGYRFNASYSEST; via the coding sequence ATGGGAAAAATGCTCGTAATTTCATTTAAGGACGACAACGATGAAAAGGTATTCCATGAAGTTGTTAATCTGCTGGAACAGTATGAATTTCAAGATATGAAAGAAATTAAATATCAGCCTGTTCTTACTTTTGATAACTTTGTGGTTGATCCACAGGAGTTATCTGTAAAAAAGGACGGCAGGCTTTTAGATTTCAATTACAGAGAATTTAGTCTGCTCTATCTCCTAGCCAGCCATAAAGGTATGGTATTCAAATATGACTATCTGTATGAAATTTTATGGGGTGACCATTACATACAGGAAACCAACAGTAATATTACTTCTTTGGTAAGCGGAGTGAGGACAATGATAGAAAAGGACACGAAACATCCCCGATATATTTTGACTGTCCGTGGTATTGGTTATCGATTTAATGCCAGTTATTCAGAGAGTACATAA
- a CDS encoding XRE family transcriptional regulator has protein sequence MEEYRINDIEFKEQLRKERLSYGISQGRLAYLSGITKQYLNEIEIGKSHPSDSLKEKLLATLNLFAYDPLLFLLIDYLRIRFPTIDAEETIRNILQIKPDYLLHEDYAFYGYKEQYSYGDITLMASQDDTKGLLLELKGKGCRQLEPFLQAQNRDWYDFLQACISAGGIIKRLDLAVNDVAGLLDIPLLIEKCSNGELLTHSRKWEAMHAGALSSKVKRDRDKGSTLYIGSRSSSQYFCLYQKDKEQKNKHIQTDIKNRFEIRLTDKKAEKAVRDLLETHSPEQVVFTIINRQIRFIACKTDSIDPIWEWFAGKDRKPIELEMRAESYTMERTVEWLKRQAAPSLVTIHRIEEQNGTHLLEYILKQAKLKEAHRIRIRQMTTAVEDMIDTAVLQKENDGIF, from the coding sequence TTGGAGGAATACAGAATAAACGATATTGAATTTAAAGAACAACTTAGAAAAGAACGTCTGTCCTACGGAATTTCACAAGGTCGGCTAGCTTATCTGTCCGGCATTACAAAACAGTACCTCAATGAAATTGAAATAGGTAAATCCCATCCCAGCGACAGCCTAAAGGAAAAACTGCTTGCGACACTGAATCTGTTTGCCTATGATCCCCTTTTGTTCCTGCTGATTGACTATCTCCGTATCCGCTTCCCCACCATTGACGCAGAGGAAACCATAAGAAATATCCTACAAATCAAGCCGGACTATCTGCTTCATGAGGACTATGCCTTTTACGGTTACAAGGAACAGTATTCTTACGGAGATATTACTCTAATGGCTTCACAGGACGATACAAAAGGGCTTCTGCTGGAATTAAAGGGAAAGGGATGCCGACAATTGGAACCATTCCTACAGGCTCAAAACAGGGATTGGTATGACTTCCTGCAAGCCTGTATCAGTGCTGGCGGTATCATCAAACGGTTGGACTTAGCGGTCAATGATGTGGCGGGGTTATTGGATATCCCCCTGCTGATTGAGAAATGCAGTAACGGGGAGCTACTCACACATTCTCGCAAATGGGAAGCCATGCACGCTGGCGCACTCAGCAGTAAGGTAAAAAGAGACAGGGACAAAGGAAGCACCCTGTATATCGGTTCTCGGAGCAGTTCCCAGTATTTCTGCCTGTATCAAAAGGACAAAGAGCAGAAAAACAAGCACATTCAGACAGACATCAAGAACCGCTTTGAGATTCGCCTGACCGATAAGAAAGCGGAAAAGGCAGTCCGTGACCTGCTGGAAACACACAGTCCCGAACAGGTGGTGTTCACGATCATTAACAGGCAGATACGTTTTATTGCCTGTAAAACCGATTCCATAGACCCTATATGGGAATGGTTCGCCGGAAAGGACAGGAAGCCCATAGAGCTGGAAATGCGGGCAGAATCCTATACAATGGAGCGAACTGTGGAATGGCTGAAACGTCAGGCGGCACCCAGCCTTGTGACCATCCACAGGATAGAAGAACAAAACGGCACCCACCTGCTGGAATATATATTAAAACAGGCGAAACTAAAGGAAGCCCACAGAATACGAATAAGGCAGATGACAACTGCCGTAGAAGATATGATTGATACCGCTGTTCTACAAAAAGAGAATGACGGTATTTTCTAA
- a CDS encoding ABC transporter ATP-binding protein — MEIKIKHLNKKYGKQSVLKDISLHIPVGMYGLLGENGAGKTTLMRILATMLNPSSGTIQMNGIDIKDKKEVRKMIGYLPQEFSVYPNMSVYSALEYLAVLSELPQNIRRRRINELLKQVHLEQEKNKRFKNLSGGMKRRFGIAQALLNNPQILIIDEPTAGLDPEERLRFYNLLSELAMDRIILISTHIAGDIEATCSNVAVLCSGEVIFEGQIGNLIKLGERKVYTTTLMQNELEKFKQMYHIINVHQNGTDISCRFLCGGTPQKDGAACEPTLEDSYIYLISNYKQGVK, encoded by the coding sequence ATGGAAATCAAAATCAAACACTTGAATAAAAAATATGGAAAACAAAGTGTGTTAAAGGATATTTCATTACATATTCCAGTTGGTATGTATGGATTGTTAGGAGAAAATGGAGCTGGAAAAACAACACTGATGCGTATACTGGCAACTATGTTGAATCCATCATCAGGAACAATCCAAATGAATGGGATTGATATTAAAGACAAGAAAGAAGTTCGTAAAATGATAGGATATCTCCCACAAGAATTTTCGGTATATCCAAATATGAGCGTGTATTCTGCATTGGAGTATCTTGCTGTCTTATCAGAACTCCCCCAAAATATCCGCAGGCGGCGTATCAATGAGTTATTAAAACAAGTGCATTTAGAACAGGAAAAAAATAAACGATTCAAGAATTTATCTGGCGGTATGAAAAGGCGTTTTGGAATTGCACAGGCTTTGTTGAATAATCCCCAGATTTTAATTATCGATGAACCAACTGCTGGACTAGACCCCGAAGAAAGGTTACGTTTTTATAATCTTCTTTCTGAACTTGCTATGGACAGAATCATTTTAATATCAACGCATATAGCGGGCGATATAGAAGCGACCTGTTCTAATGTAGCGGTTTTATGTTCTGGAGAAGTGATCTTTGAGGGGCAGATTGGTAACTTGATAAAATTGGGAGAAAGAAAAGTATATACCACTACGCTTATGCAAAATGAATTAGAAAAGTTTAAGCAGATGTACCATATTATCAATGTTCATCAAAATGGAACGGATATATCCTGTAGATTTTTATGTGGTGGCACTCCGCAGAAAGATGGGGCTGCTTGTGAGCCTACGCTTGAGGACAGTTATATTTATTTGATATCGAATTATAAACAGGGGGTGAAATAA
- a CDS encoding low molecular weight protein-tyrosine-phosphatase gives MIKILFVCHGNICRSPMAEFVLKDIVQKENQKDNFHIASAATSTEEIGNPVHQGTRNKLREVGISTAGKYAVQMKKSDYAKYDYLIGMDEWNIRNMNRIAGGDPEHKICRLLDFSTNARDIADPWYTGNFETTYSDIVEGCHAFLETLQRQKKIR, from the coding sequence ATGATAAAAATACTATTCGTCTGCCACGGCAACATCTGCCGCTCCCCCATGGCCGAATTCGTCCTAAAAGACATCGTCCAAAAAGAAAACCAAAAAGACAATTTCCACATCGCATCCGCTGCCACCAGTACAGAAGAGATCGGCAACCCGGTACACCAAGGAACCCGTAACAAACTGCGGGAAGTAGGTATTTCCACAGCGGGCAAATACGCGGTGCAGATGAAAAAGTCAGATTACGCAAAATATGATTATCTCATAGGTATGGATGAATGGAATATCCGCAATATGAATCGCATTGCAGGCGGAGATCCGGAACACAAAATCTGCCGTCTTCTGGACTTTTCTACAAATGCAAGGGACATTGCAGATCCATGGTACACAGGAAATTTCGAGACAACTTATTCTGATATTGTAGAAGGCTGCCACGCATTCCTGGAGACATTACAGCGGCAGAAAAAAATCAGATGA
- a CDS encoding helix-turn-helix transcriptional regulator: MCTTFFNKTQRHKFYRTYGIPETAEKNLHLFTVTEILHLVCILAKIVTDTEYTDRQLLNANHLIPVTREQEAEEQILFTLKSDEEDFYRHSYQEERRLLDMVREGNVAEAVRLSKEMDPEVGKLGASELTHWRNMLVIGVTLCARAAIEGGLMPYAAYRLSGYYINKGSECKDIMQILAYRNHAIEELTKRVQELKTRRHTSSYTEQCKDYVKKHFREKIYLDDIAGKLGISSSYLSRLFKKEAGICIQDYVNDVRIERAANLLIYSEESIPRIAEYVNFPSQSYFGKIFKAKKNMTPRQYRESYKPTEFLEEK; this comes from the coding sequence ATGTGCACAACTTTCTTCAATAAAACCCAAAGACATAAATTCTACCGCACATATGGAATACCAGAAACGGCTGAAAAGAACCTCCATCTGTTTACAGTCACAGAAATACTCCATCTGGTCTGTATCCTTGCAAAAATAGTAACTGACACAGAATATACTGACCGGCAGTTATTAAATGCCAATCATCTGATTCCAGTCACAAGAGAGCAGGAAGCCGAAGAGCAGATTCTCTTCACTTTAAAATCTGATGAAGAAGATTTTTACCGCCACTCCTATCAGGAAGAGAGGAGACTTCTGGATATGGTGCGAGAGGGAAATGTTGCGGAGGCAGTCCGCCTATCCAAGGAAATGGATCCGGAAGTTGGAAAGTTGGGAGCCAGTGAGTTGACCCACTGGCGGAATATGCTGGTTATCGGGGTAACCCTGTGCGCCCGCGCGGCTATTGAGGGTGGACTGATGCCATATGCCGCCTATCGTCTCAGCGGATACTACATAAACAAAGGTTCAGAGTGCAAAGATATTATGCAGATTCTTGCCTACCGTAATCATGCCATAGAAGAACTTACAAAACGTGTCCAAGAACTGAAAACCAGGCGTCATACTTCCAGTTATACAGAACAGTGCAAAGATTACGTCAAAAAGCATTTCAGGGAGAAAATCTATCTGGATGATATTGCTGGCAAGCTGGGAATCAGCAGCAGTTATTTGTCACGTCTCTTTAAAAAAGAGGCAGGAATATGTATTCAAGACTATGTGAATGATGTGAGAATTGAACGTGCTGCCAATCTCTTGATCTATTCCGAAGAATCCATACCCAGAATCGCTGAGTATGTCAACTTCCCATCGCAGAGCTATTTTGGGAAAATATTCAAAGCCAAAAAGAATATGACACCAAGACAGTATCGAGAATCCTATAAGCCCACAGAATTTCTGGAGGAAAAATAG
- a CDS encoding ABC transporter permease, which translates to MYFLKELKRICFSVVYLLFIGLLLFSWHDNFYGVTNKEISSSKESDTSIYSEIAGGSFLKKPEKGAESYGMKKKEVPEKIMCGGTDILIVEYLKNSYSTYPFTYYKEVVLSDKEQKEILDIITEITGLNEQQINHLPEDYFPAVNGNIIHFGESVKPDGNGSFTFKMGDSDGIDTEQDYTKQFVPQVSYERFQKLMEKAENIIGRGSNYSMKNLTQYYGLSEMTYGEAMDEYNKTIYDDKVSNAFARLFCDYITRALGLFPVFVTVIFWLKDRRNRMNELIDCKPTGTARFISIRFLALLTAVMLPVVLLSFESLIPLMGYSADTGIAIDLFAFLKYMIWWLLPTAMIVTSLGMFFTILTSTSVAILIQFVWWFVDGTVTGLSGDTSIFTLMIRHNVLGGSEIISRDFTLICLNRGLYAIVSLLLVGLSILIYNKKRGGELNYEYFLQKHFRFFKNRFFSHFQK; encoded by the coding sequence ATGTATTTCTTAAAGGAATTGAAAAGAATTTGTTTCAGCGTTGTGTATCTCTTGTTTATTGGGCTTCTGCTGTTTAGCTGGCATGACAATTTCTATGGGGTAACAAATAAAGAAATATCTTCGTCTAAAGAAAGCGATACTTCTATTTATTCTGAAATAGCAGGTGGTTCTTTCTTGAAAAAACCAGAAAAAGGGGCAGAAAGTTATGGGATGAAAAAGAAAGAAGTACCAGAAAAAATTATGTGTGGCGGTACAGATATTTTAATAGTAGAGTATCTAAAAAATTCTTATTCCACCTACCCGTTTACTTACTACAAAGAGGTTGTTTTGAGCGACAAAGAACAAAAGGAAATTTTAGATATTATTACTGAGATAACAGGATTGAATGAACAGCAGATCAATCATCTTCCAGAAGATTACTTCCCAGCTGTAAATGGGAATATTATACATTTTGGAGAAAGTGTGAAACCGGATGGGAATGGAAGTTTTACTTTTAAAATGGGGGACAGTGACGGCATAGATACTGAACAGGATTACACAAAACAGTTCGTACCCCAAGTGTCTTATGAAAGATTTCAGAAGCTAATGGAGAAAGCAGAAAATATTATTGGGAGAGGTTCTAACTACTCCATGAAAAATCTGACACAATATTATGGTTTGTCTGAAATGACCTATGGGGAAGCAATGGATGAATACAACAAAACAATTTATGATGATAAAGTAAGTAATGCTTTTGCCAGATTATTTTGTGATTACATAACAAGAGCATTAGGGCTGTTCCCTGTTTTTGTAACTGTTATTTTCTGGTTAAAAGATAGAAGAAATCGCATGAATGAATTGATAGACTGTAAACCAACAGGAACAGCAAGATTTATTTCTATTCGGTTTTTAGCTTTGCTTACGGCTGTTATGTTACCAGTAGTTCTTTTGAGCTTTGAGTCCTTAATTCCATTAATGGGGTATTCAGCGGATACGGGTATTGCAATTGATCTGTTTGCCTTTTTAAAATATATGATATGGTGGCTGTTACCTACAGCAATGATTGTCACATCACTGGGAATGTTTTTCACGATTTTAACATCAACATCCGTCGCAATTTTAATACAATTTGTATGGTGGTTCGTTGACGGAACTGTTACAGGGCTATCCGGAGATACCAGTATCTTCACATTGATGATACGCCATAATGTATTAGGCGGCTCTGAAATAATAAGTCGGGATTTTACTCTTATTTGTTTGAATAGAGGTCTATATGCTATCGTTTCTCTGCTATTGGTAGGATTGTCCATTCTAATATATAACAAGAAAAGAGGTGGAGAATTAAATTATGAATATTTTCTGCAAAAACATTTTAGATTTTTTAAGAATAGATTTTTTTCTCACTTTCAAAAATAG
- a CDS encoding excisionase, which produces MSNTDIPVWERYTLSIEEASKYFRIGEKKLRKLAEDHQGAGWLIMNGNRIQIKRKLFEKVIDELEVI; this is translated from the coding sequence ATGAGTAACACAGATATTCCGGTATGGGAACGTTATACACTTTCCATTGAGGAAGCGTCAAAGTATTTTCGTATAGGTGAAAAGAAATTAAGAAAACTGGCGGAAGATCATCAAGGAGCAGGCTGGTTGATTATGAATGGAAACCGCATTCAAATAAAAAGAAAATTGTTTGAGAAAGTGATTGATGAGTTAGAGGTAATATAG